A single region of the Halictus rubicundus isolate RS-2024b unplaced genomic scaffold, iyHalRubi1_principal scaffold0047, whole genome shotgun sequence genome encodes:
- the LOC143363437 gene encoding LOW QUALITY PROTEIN: phytanoyl-CoA dioxygenase, peroxisomal-like (The sequence of the model RefSeq protein was modified relative to this genomic sequence to represent the inferred CDS: inserted 2 bases in 1 codon) has protein sequence MSNSMRFTRENKSLSLQQRAFYEKNGYLVFPRLVPQEILDKCHKRFDDIVSGKAPRVGITVMHDVKDRKSVNKLQDIAEDEVFREYIVHNSVLDIVEAITGPNIMAMHSMLIAKPPDVGFGTSKHPPHQDLYYFPFRPADLIVASWTAMEPCXTIDHLHKHDYPPESGPRSINKFYRGILDLPESTECLNLEMEPGDTVFFHPLLIHGSGVNTSKRTRRAISCHYAAAECHYINVSGKLGETFVVGNLKIVILNTILSRAVKLTGHNRFSVKIIDSESRDSLKKRNGILIHIICVYRPVRSH, from the exons ATGTCCAACAGCATGCGTTTCACGAGGGAGAATAAGTCTCTGTCGTTGCAACAACGAGCGTTTTACGAGAAGAATGGATATTTGGTGTTTCCCCGTCTTGTGCCGCAAGAGATCCTGGATAAATGTCACAAAAG ATTCGACGATATCGTATCTGGCAAAGCTCCGCGCGTTGGTATAACCGTGATGCACGATGTGAAGGACAGAAAATCGGTGAACAAATTGCAGGACATTGCCGAGGACGAAGTTTTCCGCGAGTACATCGTGCATAATAGTGTCCTCGATATTGTCGAAGCCATTACAGGGCCGAACATCATGGCTATGCACTCTATGCTGATCGCTAAGCCACCAGACGTCGGATTCGGGACTTCCAA ACACCCACCGCACCAGGATTTGTACTACTTCCCTTTCCGGCCAGCCGACCTGATAGTTGCTTCATGGACTGCTATGGAACCTTG GACTATCGATCATTTGCACAAACATGACTATCCACCGGAATCCGGACCGAGATCCATCAACAAATTCTATCGTGGGATCCTG gaccTACCTGAGTCGACAGAGTGTCTCAACCTTGAAATGGAACCAGGTGATACAGTCTTCTTCCATCCCCTACTGATTCACGGATCTGGCGTGAACACGTCCAAGAGAACACGAAGAGCCATCTCTTGCCATTACGCAGCAGCAGAGTGTCATTACATCAACGTAAGTGGTAAATTAGGGGAAACATTTGTTGTaggaaatttgaaaattgttattttaaataccatattatctcgtgcggtcaaattgaccggccacaataggtttagtgttaaaatcatA